The following are from one region of the Triplophysa rosa unplaced genomic scaffold, Trosa_1v2 scaffold376, whole genome shotgun sequence genome:
- the LOC130550628 gene encoding mucin-2-like, protein TTTAPTTTTEAPTTTTTAPTTTTTAPTTTTTAPTTTTDAPTTTAPTTTTEATTTTAPTTTTEAPTTTTTTAPTTTTDAPTTTTDAPTTATEAPTTATEAPTTTTIAPTTTTEAPTTTTDAPTTTTEAPTTTTEAPTTTTIAPTTTTEAPTTTTIAPTTTTETSTTTTEAPTTTTPQTTTTVAPTTTSSAFANKSQSTTTQLHTTTISTNAAPSTTTTILLTATPPKTSPRTFPSTTPSPTNTITSATKLLTTTAHAILNVRFFGNLSTTQVEHINRGRR, encoded by the exons acaactactgcaccaaccactacaactgaagcaccaacaactacaactactgcaccaaccactacaactactgcaccaacaactacaactactgcaccaacaactacaactgacgCACcaacaactactgcaccaacaactacaactgaagcgactacaactactgcaccaacaactacaactgaagcaccaacaactacaacaactactgcaccaacaactacaactgacgcaccaacaactacaactgacgCACCAACAACTgcaactgaagcaccaacaactgcaactgaagcaccaacaactacaactattgcaccaacaactacaactgaagcaccaacaactacaactgacgcaccaacaactacaactgaagcaccaacaactacaactgaagcaccaacaactacaactattgcaccaacaactacaactgaagcaccaacaactacaactattgcaccaacaactacaactgaaacatcaaccactacaactgaagcaccaacaacaaCTACTCCACAAACAACTACAACTGTTGCACCAACAACTACTTCCTCAGCTTTTGCAAACAAATCTCAAAGCACAACTACTCAACTACATACAACCACAATTTCAACAAATGCTGCACCATCAACCACTACAACTATTCTATTAACAGCTACTCCACCAAAAACCTCACCAAGAACTTTTCCATCGACTACTCCATCCCCAACCAATACAATTACAAGTGCTACAAAATTACTAACAACAACTGCTCATGCAATTCTCAATGTCAGGTTTTTTGGTAACCTGAGTACTACTCAAGTGGAACATATTAACAGG GGTCGCAGATAG